The Candidatus Omnitrophota bacterium genome contains a region encoding:
- a CDS encoding homocysteine biosynthesis protein — protein MAKTIKEINEKIKSGDVVVVTAEEVIDLVEKKGLKEAARHVDVVTTGTFGPMCSSGAYLNIGHTKPKIKIGGGRATLNGVPAYTGFAAVDIYIGATAVPEDDPQNKVYPGEFRYGGGHVIEELAAGKDVVLEATAYGTDCYPRKCLKTYINIKDVNEAVLLNPRNCYQNYNVAVNLSGEKTIYTYMGALKPNLGNANYCSAGQLSPLLKDPYYRTIGIGTRIFLGGGVGYVYWNGTQHNPSVKRKENGVPQAPAGTLALNGDLKQMKPEWLRGTSFQGYGATLAVGVGIPIPILNEEVLKSAAVKDEDIWAQIVDYSDDYPNGKVGSLGEVNYKQLKSGKITIKGKEVPTAPLSSYLKAIEIAEELKKWISQKKFFLTEYVQALPLADSGVVCKPLKERPLGKC, from the coding sequence ATGGCAAAAACAATAAAAGAGATAAACGAGAAAATAAAATCAGGCGATGTGGTTGTCGTGACCGCAGAAGAGGTCATAGATCTCGTCGAGAAGAAAGGTTTAAAAGAGGCGGCCAGGCATGTGGACGTGGTGACGACCGGAACTTTTGGCCCTATGTGTTCAAGCGGCGCCTATTTAAATATAGGCCACACAAAACCTAAGATCAAGATAGGCGGAGGGCGCGCGACATTGAACGGAGTGCCCGCTTACACAGGATTCGCCGCGGTCGATATCTATATCGGCGCGACGGCAGTGCCTGAAGACGATCCGCAGAATAAAGTCTACCCCGGCGAGTTCAGGTACGGCGGGGGGCATGTGATAGAGGAATTGGCCGCCGGCAAAGACGTGGTGCTCGAAGCGACCGCTTACGGCACCGACTGCTATCCGCGGAAATGTCTGAAGACATACATCAATATAAAAGATGTGAACGAAGCCGTGCTCCTGAATCCGCGGAACTGTTACCAGAATTACAACGTAGCGGTAAATCTGTCGGGCGAGAAGACGATATATACATACATGGGCGCGCTGAAACCGAACCTGGGAAACGCGAATTATTGTTCGGCGGGACAACTGTCGCCGCTTTTGAAAGACCCGTATTACAGGACCATCGGAATAGGGACGAGGATATTTTTGGGCGGTGGCGTAGGGTATGTTTACTGGAACGGCACTCAGCACAATCCGAGCGTGAAGCGTAAAGAAAATGGCGTGCCTCAGGCACCAGCCGGGACACTGGCTCTGAACGGCGACTTGAAACAGATGAAGCCCGAATGGTTGCGCGGAACATCATTCCAGGGATACGGCGCAACCCTCGCAGTGGGTGTCGGCATACCAATTCCTATATTAAATGAAGAGGTATTAAAATCCGCGGCTGTGAAAGATGAAGACATATGGGCACAGATTGTGGATTATAGCGATGATTATCCAAACGGTAAAGTTGGTTCGCTGGGTGAAGTTAATTATAAACAGTTGAAAAGCGGGAAGATAACGATAAAAGGCAAAGAGGTGCCGACCGCACCGTTGTCGAGTTATCTAAAAGCTATAGAAATAGCCGAAGAGTTGAAGAAGTGGATAAGCCAGAAAAAGTTCTTTCTAACGGAATATGTACAAGCGTTGCCACTTGCCGATTCCGGCGTAGTGTGTAAACCTCTGAAAGAGAGGCCGTTAGGTAAATGTTAA
- a CDS encoding Rrf2 family transcriptional regulator, with amino-acid sequence MKITYKGDYALKALFQLALHYNEGEEGVMSINDIAGSGDMPVKFLEQILLTLRRGNFVKSRRGINGGFILARSPREITIGEVVRFMEGPIEPIACVQDEYYKGCKDTASCIFRDVWREVRDAISAVVDTVTFEDMVMKYRERELSVAPSGDYAI; translated from the coding sequence ATGAAGATAACATATAAAGGCGATTACGCGCTCAAGGCGCTTTTCCAATTGGCGCTTCATTATAATGAAGGCGAAGAGGGCGTAATGTCTATAAACGATATAGCCGGATCCGGGGACATGCCCGTTAAATTTTTAGAGCAGATACTTCTTACGCTCCGACGGGGCAATTTCGTAAAATCCCGAAGAGGCATAAACGGCGGATTTATATTGGCGCGGTCTCCGAGGGAAATCACGATAGGCGAGGTCGTAAGGTTTATGGAAGGGCCGATAGAGCCGATAGCGTGTGTACAAGATGAATATTATAAAGGCTGTAAGGATACCGCAAGCTGTATATTCAGGGACGTTTGGAGAGAGGTCAGAGACGCCATATCTGCCGTGGTGGACACGGTGACGTTTGAGGATATGGTGATGAAATATAGAGAGAGGGAATTATCAGTAGCGCCGTCGGGCGATTACGCGATATAG
- the cysK gene encoding cysteine synthase A — protein MRIFSDITKTVGNTPLVKINKLADGLDATILAKLEYFNPLSSVKDRIGVAMIEDAERKGLLKKDSVIIEPTSGNTGIALAFTAAAKGYKLILTMPDTMSVERRQLLKILGAEIVLTDGAKGMKGAVDKAEELVKNTKNGFMPQQFNNPANPEIHRKTTAEEIWNDTCGAVDIFVAGIGTGGTITGVGEALKEKKPGVKIIGVEPEDSPVLSGGKPGAHKIQGIGAGFVPKVLDRAVVDEILTVSSKDSGDIARRLASEEGIFAGISSGAAMSAALEIAKRDDAKGKTIVVLLPDTGERYLSTWLYEDFR, from the coding sequence ATGCGCATATTTTCAGACATAACCAAGACCGTAGGCAATACACCGCTTGTAAAGATAAACAAGCTTGCCGACGGTTTAGACGCGACCATCCTGGCGAAGCTCGAGTATTTTAACCCGCTATCGAGCGTTAAGGACAGGATAGGCGTGGCGATGATAGAGGATGCTGAAAGAAAAGGCCTTTTAAAAAAAGACTCCGTTATTATCGAACCGACCTCCGGCAATACAGGCATAGCGCTCGCTTTTACGGCGGCCGCCAAAGGTTATAAGCTTATACTGACGATGCCCGACACGATGAGCGTAGAGCGCAGGCAGTTATTGAAGATATTGGGCGCGGAGATAGTGTTGACGGACGGCGCCAAAGGGATGAAAGGCGCGGTAGATAAGGCGGAAGAGCTGGTAAAGAACACGAAGAATGGTTTCATGCCGCAACAGTTTAATAATCCGGCGAATCCCGAGATACATCGCAAGACGACAGCTGAAGAGATATGGAACGACACCTGCGGGGCTGTCGATATCTTCGTGGCCGGGATAGGGACGGGCGGTACGATAACGGGGGTTGGTGAAGCGCTCAAAGAGAAGAAGCCGGGCGTGAAGATCATAGGCGTTGAGCCGGAAGACTCACCTGTTTTGTCGGGCGGGAAACCCGGGGCGCACAAGATACAGGGTATCGGGGCGGGTTTCGTCCCGAAAGTGCTGGACAGGGCGGTTGTCGACGAGATATTGACCGTCAGCTCAAAAGATTCGGGTGACATTGCCAGGCGCTTGGCCTCGGAAGAAGGGATATTCGCCGGGATTTCGAGCGGCGCGGCGATGTCTGCGGCGCTGGAGATTGCCAAGCGAGACGACGCGAAAGGTAAAACGATAGTGGTTCTATTGCCGGACACCGGCGAGAGGTATTTGTCCACCTGGCTGTATGAAGATTTCCGATAG
- the bioA gene encoding adenosylmethionine--8-amino-7-oxononanoate transaminase, with translation MDKLIAKDLKYNWHPYTQMKDCRTFPPILIKRSKGLKLYDAGGRYYYDTISSWWCNVHGHNHPRIVEAITRQLKTLDHVMFAGFTHEGAIWLAERLVGIAPEGIARAFFSDNGSTAVETALKMSFQYWHNTGLPEKTEFISLDAGYHGDTIGAMSVGGVGLFNKVFSSMFFKSHKAPSPYCYRCPMGKAKSTCRIDCAKPLGEILKKHSGKICAVIMEPLVMAAGGMIIYPKEYLSAVARLAKKYNTHLILDEVATGFGRTGKMFACEHAGVAPDFLCVSKGVTSGTLPLGATLTTEKIYRAFYGDYEDKKTFYHGHTYTANPIACAAALATLDIFKEERTLEKAVRSAEILHAVLERFRDLPMVGDVRSIGMIGAIELVKNKEKKTPFDFRERVGLEIYKEGLKRHLILRPLGNIIYLFLPLSVGRKELDYILDQTFEIIRLTKK, from the coding sequence GCGATCCAAAGGGCTTAAGCTTTACGACGCCGGCGGCAGGTACTATTACGATACGATATCGAGCTGGTGGTGCAACGTCCACGGCCACAACCATCCGAGGATCGTAGAGGCGATCACGCGCCAACTAAAGACGCTCGATCACGTCATGTTCGCCGGGTTTACGCACGAGGGCGCGATTTGGCTTGCCGAGCGGCTCGTCGGTATCGCGCCGGAAGGCATCGCAAGAGCGTTCTTCTCCGACAATGGTTCAACCGCCGTCGAGACCGCGCTGAAGATGTCATTTCAATACTGGCATAATACGGGGCTACCGGAGAAGACGGAGTTTATTTCGCTCGACGCCGGGTATCATGGTGATACGATAGGCGCTATGTCCGTCGGAGGCGTCGGATTATTTAACAAAGTCTTCTCGTCCATGTTCTTTAAATCTCATAAAGCCCCGTCGCCTTATTGTTACCGCTGTCCTATGGGAAAGGCTAAAAGTACATGCCGGATCGATTGCGCAAAACCGCTCGGGGAGATATTGAAGAAACATTCCGGCAAAATTTGCGCCGTGATAATGGAACCGCTCGTGATGGCCGCAGGCGGGATGATCATATATCCGAAAGAATATTTGTCTGCCGTAGCACGGCTTGCGAAAAAATATAACACTCACCTTATATTAGACGAGGTAGCGACCGGGTTCGGCAGGACGGGCAAGATGTTCGCCTGTGAGCACGCCGGTGTCGCTCCGGATTTTCTTTGCGTTTCGAAAGGCGTAACTTCCGGAACTTTGCCATTGGGGGCCACGCTTACCACAGAGAAGATATACAGGGCATTCTATGGAGATTATGAAGACAAGAAAACTTTTTATCACGGGCACACTTATACCGCGAATCCGATAGCGTGCGCGGCCGCTTTGGCGACGCTCGATATATTTAAAGAAGAAAGAACGCTCGAGAAGGCGGTGCGGAGTGCCGAAATATTACACGCTGTCCTGGAACGATTCCGCGACCTGCCCATGGTGGGAGATGTGCGGTCTATCGGTATGATAGGCGCGATAGAACTTGTCAAAAATAAAGAAAAAAAGACGCCGTTCGATTTCCGGGAGAGGGTGGGGCTTGAAATATACAAAGAAGGGCTTAAAAGACACCTTATCCTCCGGCCACTGGGCAATATTATATATCTATTCCTGCCTTTATCCGTCGGGCGAAAAGAATTGGATTACATCCTCGACCAGACCTTCGAAATTATTCGGTTGACAAAAAAGTAA